In Gemmatimonadota bacterium, a single genomic region encodes these proteins:
- a CDS encoding formate dehydrogenase subunit alpha codes for METASMGKPLSRITEPMVREHGVLRVATWDEALDRAAEGFRRAKAQYGGDALATMSCSKASNEMNFLASKLTRVAFGTHNIDSCNRTUHAPSVVGLATVFGAGGGTNTYREVEETDVVFLWGANARENHPIFFHHVLKALRRGAALVVVDPRRTTSAQWADAWLGLHVGTDIALANAMAREIIHQGLANEAFIRRATEHFDAYRDSVERYTLAYAEAITGVPADVIARAAEAYARADRAVICWTLGITEHHNAVDNVLALINLALLTGHVGRHGSGVNPLRGQNNVQGGGDMGAIPNRLAGFQDWTKDPAVKAKFDRAWGIDMAPTYGLNLTQMFEAMEHGELRAVYAIGENPAQSEADQGRTERLLAGLDHLVVQDIFLTKTAEFAHVVLPASSSWCESEGTVTNSERRVQRVRKALEPPGNARDDQWIIGEIARRLGHDWGHPTGEAVWNEVRSLAPMLAGMSYQRLEQAGGLHWPCYDESHPGETYLHSRLWKEPRDGPAAPFSVVEHDPPVEMPDAEYPFQLTTGRRLDSYNTGVQTAGYASPLRRGESVDLSPEDAAMLGLVDGAAVRVTSRRGAVVAPARIDPSLRAGLVFMTLHFQDEVKTNVLTIDATDPKSGTAEFKACAVRLEPMTP; via the coding sequence ATGGAGACAGCCAGTATGGGAAAGCCACTGAGCCGGATTACCGAACCGATGGTTCGGGAGCACGGGGTCCTTCGGGTCGCCACATGGGATGAGGCGCTCGATCGCGCCGCGGAGGGGTTCCGGCGGGCCAAGGCGCAATACGGCGGGGATGCCCTGGCAACCATGAGTTGTTCGAAGGCCAGCAACGAGATGAATTTCCTGGCGTCGAAATTGACTCGGGTTGCCTTTGGGACCCATAACATCGACAGCTGCAACCGAACGTGACACGCTCCTAGCGTCGTCGGTCTGGCGACGGTGTTCGGCGCCGGTGGGGGTACCAACACCTACCGGGAAGTGGAAGAGACCGACGTCGTCTTCCTCTGGGGCGCGAACGCCCGCGAAAACCACCCGATCTTTTTTCATCATGTCCTGAAGGCCCTCCGCCGGGGAGCCGCGCTCGTCGTCGTCGATCCGCGCCGGACCACCTCCGCGCAGTGGGCCGACGCCTGGCTCGGGCTCCACGTCGGCACCGACATCGCGCTGGCCAACGCCATGGCCCGGGAGATCATCCACCAGGGGCTCGCCAACGAGGCGTTCATCCGCCGGGCCACCGAACACTTTGACGCCTACCGGGATTCGGTCGAGAGGTACACCCTGGCCTATGCCGAGGCGATTACCGGCGTGCCGGCGGATGTCATTGCCCGCGCGGCGGAAGCCTATGCCCGGGCCGACCGGGCGGTCATCTGCTGGACGTTAGGCATTACCGAGCACCACAACGCGGTCGACAATGTCCTCGCCCTGATCAATCTTGCCCTGCTGACCGGGCATGTCGGCCGGCATGGCTCGGGCGTCAATCCCCTTCGCGGCCAAAACAACGTCCAGGGCGGGGGCGACATGGGGGCCATCCCCAACCGTCTGGCCGGCTTCCAGGACTGGACGAAGGACCCGGCGGTCAAGGCGAAATTCGACCGGGCCTGGGGCATCGACATGGCGCCGACCTACGGACTGAACTTGACCCAGATGTTCGAGGCCATGGAACACGGGGAACTCCGGGCGGTGTACGCCATCGGCGAAAACCCGGCCCAGTCGGAAGCCGATCAGGGCCGGACGGAGCGCCTGTTGGCCGGGCTCGATCACTTGGTGGTCCAGGATATTTTTCTCACCAAGACGGCAGAGTTTGCCCACGTGGTGCTTCCGGCGTCGTCGAGTTGGTGCGAATCCGAAGGAACCGTGACCAACAGCGAGCGGCGGGTCCAGCGGGTCCGGAAAGCCCTGGAGCCGCCCGGCAACGCCCGCGACGACCAGTGGATCATCGGCGAGATTGCCCGTCGGCTCGGTCACGACTGGGGCCATCCGACCGGTGAGGCGGTCTGGAACGAGGTCCGGTCGCTGGCCCCGATGTTGGCCGGGATGAGCTACCAGCGGCTCGAGCAAGCCGGCGGCCTCCACTGGCCCTGCTACGATGAAAGCCACCCGGGGGAGACCTATCTCCACAGCCGACTCTGGAAGGAACCGCGGGACGGTCCGGCGGCGCCGTTCTCGGTGGTGGAGCATGACCCGCCGGTGGAGATGCCCGACGCGGAGTACCCGTTCCAGCTGACCACGGGCCGCCGGCTCGATTCGTACAATACCGGGGTGCAGACCGCCGGTTACGCGTCGCCGCTTCGGCGGGGGGAATCGGTTGATCTCTCGCCCGAGGACGCCGCGATGCTTGGCTTGGTGGACGGCGCGGCGGTCCGAGTTACCTCGCGGCGAGGGGCAGTGGTCGCCCCGGCCCGGATCGACCCGAGTCTTCGGGCCGGGCTGGTGTTCATGACGCTTCATTTCCAGGACGAGGTCAAAACCAACGTCCTCACGATCGATGCCACCGACCCGAAGTCCGGGACGGCCGAGTTCAAGGCCTGCGCGGTCCGGCTCGAACCGATGACCCCGTAG
- a CDS encoding DUF4287 domain-containing protein, with protein sequence MLKNIEAKTGKTLPDFAKLLTKSGLTKHGELRSMLMEKFELGHGQANMVVHLALKSDGQSAAAAPKKGSLSYRRKKQFVGVGPKTKTAIEVGLAVKSLPADSRLKEMPPAGMCRYTTRVGSAAEVDATLRGWIKTSYDEAG encoded by the coding sequence ATGCTCAAGAACATCGAGGCGAAGACCGGGAAGACGCTGCCCGACTTTGCCAAGCTCCTCACCAAGAGCGGGCTCACCAAGCATGGCGAGCTTCGGTCGATGTTGATGGAGAAATTCGAGCTCGGCCACGGCCAAGCCAACATGGTGGTCCACCTCGCGCTCAAGTCCGATGGCCAGAGCGCCGCGGCGGCCCCGAAGAAGGGCTCCCTCAGCTACCGGCGAAAGAAGCAGTTTGTCGGGGTCGGTCCGAAGACCAAGACGGCCATCGAAGTAGGGCTCGCGGTCAAATCGCTCCCGGCCGATTCCCGGCTCAAGGAGATGCCCCCCGCCGGCATGTGCCGCTACACGACCCGGGTCGGTTCAGCGGCCGAAGTGGACGCCACGCTCCGGGGATGGATCAAGACCTCGTACGACGAAGCCGGCTGA